The DNA region ACGCGTCAACATCAGCCCTGTCCTCCCTCGAGCGCCGGCGCCGCACCCGTGGGCGCATCGACCAGCGGCGGAATGGTGGCCAACTCGTCGGGCACCGGGGTCAGCGGAGCTTTCAGCGGGTCCCGCGTGTAAGTCGAGTACCAGGGATCACCCGGCGCCGGGACCAACGAGGCGTTCGGCTCGCCCCACCGGGTACCGAGCAGGAGTCCGCTCTTCAGCCGCGAAATCGTGAAGTCGAACACGATGAACTGATTCATGAAATCGCCGCGGATGCCGCGGTCGATGAATTCCTGGGTGTACGGATAGGTGGGCAGGTACGCCAGGGCGGTCGCCAAATCGGGTCCCACATCGGCGAGTGCGCGCACCGTCGGTTCCAGGTTCTCCAGGTTGCGGACGATATCGGCCTGGGACTCGTTGACGAGTTGCGTTGCGGTGTCACTGAAGTCACCCAGCTTGCGTAGCGCCGTCGTGATGCGCGGGCGCTGCTCGTTGAGCACCTCCAACGCCTTGGGGATGCGGTCCAGGGCGTCGGTGAGCACGTCGCGTTCGCCGGCGAACGTCGCGGCGAGCCGTTCCAACTCCGAGATCGAGGCAATGATGTTGTCGTGCTGGTTGTCCAGCAGGCCGATCACCTTGTTCATCCGGGTGACCAGGTCCCGGATCTGAGGCTGCCGACCGTCCAGCGCGGCGTTGAAGTTGTTGATGATGCCACCGATGTGGCTGAGCCCGCCGCCGTTGACGACCACGGACAGCGACGACAGCGTCTGCTCGGTGGAGGGGTAGGTCGAGGCCTTGTCCACCGGAATGGTCGCGCCCGCCGGCAGCCGGCCGGTGGGCTCCTCGCCGACCGGCGGGTCCAGGGCCAGGTGCATGGATCCCAGCAGGCTGGTCTGCCCCACGGTGGCGACGGCGTTCGCCGGGACCACGGCATCGGGCTGCACCGAGAGTTCCACCTGGGCGCGCCAGTCGTCCACCACCATCTTGCGCACGGCACCGACGACGACGTCGTTCACCATGACCGGCGAATTGGATTCCAGCGTACCGATATTGGCGATCTGAACCCGGTAGGGAATCGCATCCCCACCGGTACCGACGGTGCCGGGCAGTGGCAACGAGTTGAGACCGTCGAAGGAACAGCCGGACGCCACCAGTGCGACACCGCACGCGGCGGCTATCGCGCGTCTGATCCGCGGTGTCCTCATGGGGTGGTTCCCGTCGGTGCCGGCGCTTCCGCGGGCAGCAGCATCTCGGCCAGGTTCGACGCGGCAGGTGCAGCGGCCGGCGGAGCGGGCAGCCCCGGCGGGACGGGGGCGCCCGGGTACAGCGCAGGATGGCGAGCAGCGGGCAACCCGTCGGGGGCGTAGGCCCCGGGGGGCTGGGGCGGGTCGAACCATCCCGGCGGCGGCGGGGAATCGCCGCCGGCGCCGGTGTACGCCGAGACCGCCGGCGGTATCTCGGCCGGCACCGGGGCCCCTCCCGCACCGCCCGGCGCGAGGCTGGGATCGGAGTAGATCACGTTCTTGGGGGCGGGCCCCAGGAACGCGTTGAACGGCACCGGCAGGTAGTTGAAATTCATCAACCGCAGCGCGGGCCCCAGGTACTCGGCACAGGCCTTGCCCGACTCCGAGGCGGTGACATTCTCGACCGCTGCGATCGATGCGCAGATGGCGTGCAACGGGTTGGCGAAGTTGTGCACCGCGAACGACCCGCGCGGGCCGCCGGTGTCCGGGTTGTAGATGTTGTAGCCGTTGACCAGCGCGTTCGGCGCGGCATGCAGCACATTCTTGACCACCATGCTGTTGTCGGACAACACCTGGGTCACGTTCGCCAAGCGCTGCATCTGCTCGGCGGTTTGATCCCGCGAACCGGCGACAAACCGCTGCACCTTGCCGACGGCCTGGGACAACTCGCCGATGGCCGAGTCCAGATCCGCGCGGCCGCCGTCGATGACGCCGGTGACATCGGCCAGCCGGTCCTGGAACTGCACGATCTGAGTGTTGCTGTTGCGCAACGCGCTCACGAACACCTGGAGGTTCTCGATGGTCGACGCAATGTCGCCGCTGCCCTGGCCGAGAGTTCGCCCCACGTCGGACAATTCGGTGATGGTCTGCTTGAGTAACTGCCCGTTGCCGGACATCGCGTCGGCGGCGGTGTCGATGAAGCGTCCCAGCGAGGTGCCCGAGACGCCACTTTCCGGGCCCAGTTCGGTGGCCAAGCGGGTGAGTTGTTCCTTGATCTGGTCCCACTCGACCGGGATCGCGGTGCGATCTTCCCCGATTTCGCCGCCGTCGGCCATGGTCTCGCCGGTTGCCTCCGGACGCGAGCCGTAGGCGGGAGTCAACTGCACATACCGCGCCGACACCAGATTCGGGGCCACGATGATCGCCTTCGCGTCGGCCGGGACGGGGACGTCGCGGTCGACGTGCAGGGTGAGTCGGGTCCGGGTGCCGAGCGCGTCGATCGATTTGATGGTGCCCACCCGCACGCCGACGATGCGCACCTCATCGCCGGGGTAGATGGCCGTCGCCGACGTGAAGTAGGCGACGATCGTCTTGGGGCCCAGAAACCTCTGATGCCCCACGTAGCCGACGCCCGCCACCAGCGCCGCTGCCACAGCGGCGAGTAGGAGTTTCGTGGCCCGCGGACCGAGCCGCCGATTGGCGATCATGGTCATCCTCCGGGAATACCGTTGTTGGGGAAGGGGAATTCGGCACGCGGTCCGGCAGTGTCGGGTGGCTGGCCGGCGTTGACGCCGCGGCGGAATCCGAGCGCATAATCGAGGAAGGGCTGCAGGGCCGCGCCGGGCAGCATATTGGACGGAAACCCGTTGTAGTAGAACCCGTTGTTGACCGCCTCGCCCTGGGTCAGTTGGTACTTCGCAAGGCCCTCAAGCGCTTTCGTCAGGTTGTCGCGGTTGCGTTCGAGCATCTCGGCGACCCGGTTGAGTTGTTCGAGCGTCGGGGCGAGTTCCTGCTCATTGTCATCGACGAGACCGGACAGTTGCTGGGCCACCGCCGTGGTGTTGGCGAGCAGGGTGACGATCGCGTGCCGTCGGTCCCGCAACACCCCGAGCAGGTCGTTGGCGTTGAGGATCAGGCGGTTCACCTGTTGACTGCGCTCGGCCAGGATTCCGGTGACGTCGCTGGCGGTGCTGAGCAGACTACCCAGGGACTCGTTGCGGTTGTTCAACGACTTCGACAACCGGCTCACCCCGTCGAAGGTGGGGGCCAGTTGTGGCGCCACCCGCTCGATGGTCTCCGACAACGTATCCAGCGACTGGTTGATGGCGGCGGTGTCGGTCGCGGTGGTGTTCGAGGTGAACTCGTTCAGGGCGTCGGTCAGCGTGTAGGGCGACGCGGTGCGCGACAACGGAATGACACCGAGCGCACCGATGCTGCCGCTGCCCCGTGGTTCAACCACCAAGACTCGTTCGCCGAGCAGCGTGCCGATGCTGATCTGCGCTTCGGTGTCCTGGCCGAGTCGCACCTTGCTGTTGACGGCAAAGGTCACCAGTGCCGCGCCGCCGTCGAACTCGACATCGGAGACGGCGCCGACCGTGACCCCGGAGACCTTGACGTCGTTGCCTGCGGTCAGGCCGCCCGCTTCGGCGAAGACCGCCTGGTATCGGACCGAGGTCACCATCGACAGCAGTTGTTGCGGCTGCAACCCGACCGCGATGACCAGCATGATCAGCACCAGGCCGATGAATCCGGCACGGACCAGGGAGGATTCCCGATATTTGAGCATCAGGGCTCCTCGCATCTTCCGGTGTTCTGGATGAGCCAGGGGAAGTAGGCGGTGCGCCCCTCCAGGTCCGAGACCCGCATCGAGATTCCGCAGAGGTAGAGGTTCAACCAGCTGCCGTAGGAGCCGAGCCGCACCAGTTTGCGGTAGTTCTGCGGGGCCTTCTGCAAGGTGAGGTCGAGTCGGGCCAGGTCCGTTTCATTCGACAGCAGCGGTGCCAACCGGGTGAGTTGATCCACGGTGCCCGACAACGACGGTCGGGCTTCGGTGAGCAGGTCCGCCAGGGAGGCGGTGCCGTTGTCCAGCGCCGTGATGGCCGCACCGATCGGATCGCGTTCTTCGGCGAGACCGCTCACCAGGCGCTCGAGGCCGTCCACCGCACCGGAGAACCTTTTTCCGTCCTTGGCCAGTACCGCCAGTGTCTCGTTGAGGTTCTCGATCAGGCGCTCCACGGTCTCCCCGTTGTCGGCCACGGCGTTGGTGAACGACGACGTCCGGGCGAACAGCGACTCCAAGTCCCCGCCCTGTCCCTGCAGGATTTGGATCAACGAGGCGGTCAGCGCATTCACGTCATCGGGATCGAGCCCTTGGATGACCGGCTTGAGGCCACCAAGCAGCAGGTCCAGATTCAGTGCGGACTCGGTGCGATCCAACCCGATGTGGGATCCCGGCGGTTGGATGCGGGCGGCGCCGGGTTCGTCGAGCAGTTCCAGGTAGCGGTCGCCGACGAGATTCAGGTACCGCACCGCAACCCTGGTGCCTTCGGTGAGGCGGATGTGGTCGTCGGCGTCGAAGGCGACCAGCACGGTGTTGTCGGGCTGCAACTCCACCTCCCGCACGGTGCCGATCCGAATTCCGGAGACCCGCACCGAATCCCCCGATCTCAGGCTCGACGAGTCTTCGAACAGCGCCGAATAGGTGTTGGTGGAGCCGGACCGGTACTGGCTGAAGATCACGAACAGCCCCCCGGTCAGCAGCACCATCGTGACCACGAAGGCGCCGAATTTGGTGGCCGTGCGTCCCAGTCCGCTCATCCGGGGTGCCCAACCTGTGAAGAGTTGCGCGGCGGCCCACCGATGGGTCCGTAGAGCATCTGTTTGAGTCCGTCGGAGTTCAGCAGGATCCCCTCGTTGCCGTATTGCGCGGGGTTGGCACCGACGTCTGCGATCACGAACGGCGGACGCTTCTGGAACCCGACCGTGGGCAGATCGGTGCACTGCGGCCCGCCGGTGGCGGCCACCTTCGGCAGGTTCTGTGGGTAGCGGTAGCGCTCCTGGCCCGGGACCACGGCCTGCAGGAGCACCCCGCCGGGCATCGGGGTGCCGGGCGCCTTCGCCAGTTCGGCGGCACCGCCGATGCCGCAGGTCAGCGCCGGGTTGTACTGGTTGGTGAGGTCGGTGGTGGGCACGAGCAGGCGCATCACCTCGCTGATCGCGCGCCGGTTGGTACCTACCACGTCGTTGCCGGTGTCGGACAGGCCGATCACGCTGATCAGCAGGGCATCGAGATGCTGCTGTTCCTCGACCAGAGTTTGGCTGATCCGGCTCGACGCGGCGACGGTGGTGATCAGATCTGGTGCGGCGTCGGCATACGCTCGGAAAACCTCTGGCGCAACGGTGATCTCGTGCTCCATCGCCGGCAGACTCGGGTCGATCTTGACCAGGAACTCCTCGAAATCGGACAGCATCTGGCCGATCTGCTCGCCGCGGCCGTCCACCGCCGTCGCCAACGCGCCGAGCGTCTCGTTGAGCTTCGTGGGTTCGATCTTGTTCAGCACCGAGGACAGCTGCTCGAAGACGGTGTTGACCTCGACCGAGACGTGGTCGGCGCCCAACACCTGGCCGGCCTGCAGCGGCTCGGCGGCGGGATTCACCGGTGGAATCAGATCGACGAACTTGGAGCCGAACACCGTGGTGGAGGCGATTTCCACGCGGACGTTGGACGGGATGATGTCCAGGTAGGCAGGGTTCATGGCCAGGTGCAGCGCGGCCCGGCCGTCCGGCAGCGATTCGATCGAGCGCACCGTACCCACCTGGGCGCCATGCAGTTTCACCTTGGCGTCGGCGTTCATCACCAGACCGGCGCGCTGCGAGAGCACGGTGACCGGAACCGACGTGGTGAAGCTGCCGCGAAATAGGCCCACCGCCACGGCCACCACCGCCACGGCAGCCAGTACGCTCGCCGCCCCCACCAGTCGTCTCTTGATCTCCGGATCCATTGCCATCAGTTGCGCTCCGCCCTAGCCCGAAAGGTTGAAGTTGCCGTTGGAGCCGTAAATGGACAGGGAGACCAGCAGGGTCACCGAGACGACGGCGACCAGCGAGGTGCGTACCGCGTTACCGACCGCGGCCCCGACCCCGGCCGGCCCGCCCGCGGCGAAGTAGCCGAAATAGGTGTGGATCAACAGGATCGTGATCGCCATCAGGATCGCCTGCAAAAACGACCACAACAGGTCGATCGGATTCAAAAACGTATAGAAGTAGTGGTCGTAGAGGCCACCGGACTGCCCCAACAACACCACCGTGGTGAACTGCGCGGCCACAAACGACATGATCACCGCGATCGCATACAACGGCGTGATCGCCGTCATCCCCGCGATGATCCGCGTCGAAACCAGATACTCCACCGGCGGAATCCCCATCGACTCCAGCGCGTCGATCTCCTCGTTGATCCGCATCGCGCCCAACTGCGCCGTCACCCCCGCCCCGAACGTGGCGGCCAACCCGATACCGGCCACAATCGGCGCCGCGATACGCACGTTGATGAACGCCGACAAGAACCCCGTCAACGCCTCGATGCCGATATTGCCCAGCGACGAATAACCCTGGATCGCCAACACCCCACCAGTGGCCAACGTCAAGAACCCGACGATCACCACGGTGCCGCCGATCATCGCCAGCGTGCCCGCACCCATCGAAATCTCGGCGATCAACCGGATGATCTCCTTGCGGAACCGCACCATCGCCGGCGGCACCCCAGCCAGGGCACGACCATAGAACAAGATGTGATCGCCGATCCCGGAAAAGAAGTCCACCGGCCGGCCCGCCTGGCCGACCAGCCGCGGAAAGCGTTGCCGCAACAGCGTTGAAGTACCCATGGCGCCCGCCCTACCCGTTCGTCATCTGAATGCCGATGGCCGTGACAATCACGTTGATCACGAACAACGCCATGAACGCGTACACCACCGTCTCGTTGACCGCATTACCGACCGCCTTGGCCCCACCGCCAGTGATCGTCAACCCCCGATAACAGGCCACCAACCCCGCGATCAGACCGAACAACGCCGCCTTGACACACGAGATGATCACCTCCGGAACCCCGGTCAACAGCGTGATCCCAGCCGCGAACGCACCCGGATTCACATCCTGAATGAACACCGAAAACACATAACCGCCCAGGATCCCGATGATCACCACCAAGCTGTTCAACAACAGCGCCACCAGACCCGCCGCCAACATCCGCGGCGTCACCAGACGCTGCACCGGATTGATGCCCAGCACCTCCATCGCGTCGATCTCCTCACGAATGGTCCGCGACCCCAGATCCGCGCACATCGCCGTCGCACCCGCACCAGCCACGATCAACACCGTCACCATCGGACCCAACTGCGTCACCGCACCGAACGCCGCCCCCGCACCCGAGAGATCCGCCGCCCCCAACTCCCGCAACAAAATGTTCAACGTGAACGACACCAGAACCGTGAACGGAATCGCCACCAACAACGTCGGCGCCAACGACACCCGCGCCACAAACCAGCACTGCTCCAAGAACTCCCGGCCCTGAAAGGGCCTACGGAAGAGGAATTTGAGGGCGTCGGCGGACATCGCGAGGAGTCCACCGACCGCCTGCATGGGTCCGGATTTGCCGGCTCCGAAACCGCGCAGTCCGACGGACCAGCGGTCCTGGGCATTACTGACCATGTGCCGCAGAAGCCTCCCTCGACTGGCTCAACCGAAAACCCAGCTCCGCGCGCCGATGCACCGGACAAGGAGACGGTGACAGCCCGCGCCGACCGGCGGCACGTCCCATCCCATCTACCGGGAAGCGTCGGAGCCGCACCCCCGCACGGCGGGAGACCGTAATCTCCTGTCAGATGTGTGCGCGTTCGCCGATCCGAGGAGTTGAGCCGTGTCGCTGCCCCCTGAACCCCCACCCGCGCTGTCGCGTTATGCCCAGCGCCGCGTGCTGATCACCGGCGGTGGTTCGGGCATCGGGCAGGCCTGCGTGCTGCGGATCCTTGCCGAGGGGGGTCACGTGGTCGCCGCCGACATCAGCGCCGACGGACTCGGCGACACCACCGCCCGGGCCGGCGCGCACGGCAGCCGCTTGTCCACGGTGGTCATGGACGTCGGCGACGAGGGTTCGGTCCAGGCCGGGGTCGGTGCCGCGTCGGAACGATTGGGTGGCCTCGACACCCTGGTCAATGCCGCGGGGATTCTGCGCTCCTCACATCTGACGCAGACCACGTTGGCCGATTTCGAACAGGTACTGCGGGTCAACCTGGTGGGGACTTTCCTCGTCACCCGGGAAGCCATCGGCGCTCTGCACGCCGGCAACGGGCCCGCGGTGGTCAATTTCAGTTCCACCTCGGCGCACTTCGCCCATCCCTACATGGCCGCCTACGCCGCCTCCAAGGGCGGGGTGCTTGCGATGACCCACAGCTGGGCGATGGAGTTCGCCAAGGCCGGTATCCGATTCAATTCCGTTCAGCCCGGCTCGATCTCGTCCGGGATGACCGACGGCACGGGATCCTCGCGGCAAAGCGTCGGGCCGGGACTGCCCGAGGACGCCGACTTCGCCTTGTTCGGCAAGGTCGCACCGATGCTGCCGCTGGCGGGCGGACAGATTTTCGCCAGCCCGGACGCTGTTGCGGGAGTCGTGGCGATGCTCGGCAGCGACGACGCGCACTTCATCACCGGCACCGAGGTCCGGATAGACGGCGGCGCCCACATGTGACGAGCCGTCCTGCACGTGCAAGTTCGGCCCGAACCACGGAGGATTGACATGAAGATGGCGAAGCTGCTGGGCACTGCTTCAGCCGTGGCTCTCATGAGCCTATTAAGTGCTGCGCCAAGCAATTCCGAGCCATTCTTCGCCAATTACCAGCTCGTCATCCCGGACCGGTACGACTTCCACACCTGGACCTGGGCGGTCTCGCACTGCGCGCCGGTCGCTGAGGACTGCAAGTACATCTCCGCGATCCCGATGCCCGTGGCCAAGGCGTTCGAGTACACCGGCACCGCCCACTTGGCCGACGGTCGCTACACGTTGGCGGTGGATGTCCCCGACGGATTACGCTGCGGCAACGTCTATTACGGACCGATCATCGCGACCCACGACGTGTATTCCTGGGACGCGGCCAGCTTGCAGGGTACGTTGACGTCGTCGTTCGCGAGCGGCTGCGATGGCACGCCGGGCGGCGCGTTCAGCTATCCGTTCTCGCTGGTGCGGCTGTAGGCCGGTATCAGCGGCCCTGGGTGTAGCGAGCGGCATCGGCCGCGTGTTCGGCTGAAACACACACGTCGTAGCGCTGCGCCTCGAGCGATTGCACACTGGAGAAGTCTCGCTCACCCCCGGTGGCGAGGTGGGCGAAGAAACCGAATACAGCACCCCAAAAGGCGCCGATGGCCAGGGCGACCAACATCGTCACGATCCACGCGGGCCCCAGCGTGAAGATCGACAGCAGCAGGCCGATCAACAAGCCGAACCACGCACCGGCGGCGGCACCCGAGAGCGCCGCCCTGCCCTTGTTCATGCGGCCCGTGACACGTTCGACGGTGCGCAGGCCGTCGCCGATGATGCGCACGTGCTCGACGGGGAAGCCGTCGTCGGACATCCGGTCCACGAGCCGTTGGGCGTCGATGTACTTGTCGAACGACGCGATCACGTGCCGCTCGGGGGACCCCACTCCGGGGTGTTCGGGCTGACCGCTGGGCATTGTCACTGCTACCTCCAGATTTGTCGCGGGCGCGGGGTGCGCCGACACCGAGTCGGATACCCGCTTCGCATGGATGGAACCTTCTCCTAGCCGGCTACGTCGAAACTCGCGATGACCTTGCTGGGTGCGATGCGCACCACCAATTCGTCGGGCGCCGCGTTGCGCCGACCGTACTGCTCGGCGCGGTCCTCGCCCATGTAGCGTGCGGCGATCCGGGTGGCGACCGCAAGCAGATCGGGGTCGTCTTCGCGCAGCGCGGCGACGCCTTGGATCTGCACGAACGCGAACGGCGGGCGTTCGTCGTCGACCACCAGCACGACCCGCGGATCACGTTGCAAGGCACGTCCTTTGGCGGTGTCTCGACCCGTGTTGAAGACGATTGCGCCGTCCTCGACCAGAAACCAGACCGGAGCGACGAGCGGGCGGCCGTCGCCGGCGAGGTACCCGAGCTTGCCCGTGCGGGTGCCCTCGGACAGAAAGGCCACGACGTCGTCGCGTAAAGCAATTGCCGCCACGCGGTCCATGATGCCGGGTGGGGCGCGGCGACGGCGCCGATTGGGGAGTCTATTCGGCGATTTCGGCGATCGCCGACGCCGAATCCAAGTCGCCGAACGCGATCGCGTAGCGCTGGGCCAACGCCACGGCGACCTCCGCGCGCTGCCACATGCCGCCGTCGGCGCTGGCGGTGACCAACCACAGCGCCAAAC from Mycolicibacterium sp. MU0053 includes:
- a CDS encoding general stress protein: MPSGQPEHPGVGSPERHVIASFDKYIDAQRLVDRMSDDGFPVEHVRIIGDGLRTVERVTGRMNKGRAALSGAAAGAWFGLLIGLLLSIFTLGPAWIVTMLVALAIGAFWGAVFGFFAHLATGGERDFSSVQSLEAQRYDVCVSAEHAADAARYTQGR
- a CDS encoding MCE family protein: MIANRRLGPRATKLLLAAVAAALVAGVGYVGHQRFLGPKTIVAYFTSATAIYPGDEVRIVGVRVGTIKSIDALGTRTRLTLHVDRDVPVPADAKAIIVAPNLVSARYVQLTPAYGSRPEATGETMADGGEIGEDRTAIPVEWDQIKEQLTRLATELGPESGVSGTSLGRFIDTAADAMSGNGQLLKQTITELSDVGRTLGQGSGDIASTIENLQVFVSALRNSNTQIVQFQDRLADVTGVIDGGRADLDSAIGELSQAVGKVQRFVAGSRDQTAEQMQRLANVTQVLSDNSMVVKNVLHAAPNALVNGYNIYNPDTGGPRGSFAVHNFANPLHAICASIAAVENVTASESGKACAEYLGPALRLMNFNYLPVPFNAFLGPAPKNVIYSDPSLAPGGAGGAPVPAEIPPAVSAYTGAGGDSPPPPGWFDPPQPPGAYAPDGLPAARHPALYPGAPVPPGLPAPPAAAPAASNLAEMLLPAEAPAPTGTTP
- a CDS encoding MCE family protein, whose protein sequence is MSGLGRTATKFGAFVVTMVLLTGGLFVIFSQYRSGSTNTYSALFEDSSSLRSGDSVRVSGIRIGTVREVELQPDNTVLVAFDADDHIRLTEGTRVAVRYLNLVGDRYLELLDEPGAARIQPPGSHIGLDRTESALNLDLLLGGLKPVIQGLDPDDVNALTASLIQILQGQGGDLESLFARTSSFTNAVADNGETVERLIENLNETLAVLAKDGKRFSGAVDGLERLVSGLAEERDPIGAAITALDNGTASLADLLTEARPSLSGTVDQLTRLAPLLSNETDLARLDLTLQKAPQNYRKLVRLGSYGSWLNLYLCGISMRVSDLEGRTAYFPWLIQNTGRCEEP
- a CDS encoding MlaE family ABC transporter permease, whose translation is MGTSTLLRQRFPRLVGQAGRPVDFFSGIGDHILFYGRALAGVPPAMVRFRKEIIRLIAEISMGAGTLAMIGGTVVIVGFLTLATGGVLAIQGYSSLGNIGIEALTGFLSAFINVRIAAPIVAGIGLAATFGAGVTAQLGAMRINEEIDALESMGIPPVEYLVSTRIIAGMTAITPLYAIAVIMSFVAAQFTTVVLLGQSGGLYDHYFYTFLNPIDLLWSFLQAILMAITILLIHTYFGYFAAGGPAGVGAAVGNAVRTSLVAVVSVTLLVSLSIYGSNGNFNLSG
- a CDS encoding MCE family protein; amino-acid sequence: MRTPRIRRAIAAACGVALVASGCSFDGLNSLPLPGTVGTGGDAIPYRVQIANIGTLESNSPVMVNDVVVGAVRKMVVDDWRAQVELSVQPDAVVPANAVATVGQTSLLGSMHLALDPPVGEEPTGRLPAGATIPVDKASTYPSTEQTLSSLSVVVNGGGLSHIGGIINNFNAALDGRQPQIRDLVTRMNKVIGLLDNQHDNIIASISELERLAATFAGERDVLTDALDRIPKALEVLNEQRPRITTALRKLGDFSDTATQLVNESQADIVRNLENLEPTVRALADVGPDLATALAYLPTYPYTQEFIDRGIRGDFMNQFIVFDFTISRLKSGLLLGTRWGEPNASLVPAPGDPWYSTYTRDPLKAPLTPVPDELATIPPLVDAPTGAAPALEGGQG
- a CDS encoding SDR family NAD(P)-dependent oxidoreductase produces the protein MLITGGGSGIGQACVLRILAEGGHVVAADISADGLGDTTARAGAHGSRLSTVVMDVGDEGSVQAGVGAASERLGGLDTLVNAAGILRSSHLTQTTLADFEQVLRVNLVGTFLVTREAIGALHAGNGPAVVNFSSTSAHFAHPYMAAYAASKGGVLAMTHSWAMEFAKAGIRFNSVQPGSISSGMTDGTGSSRQSVGPGLPEDADFALFGKVAPMLPLAGGQIFASPDAVAGVVAMLGSDDAHFITGTEVRIDGGAHM
- a CDS encoding MCE family protein — translated: MLKYRESSLVRAGFIGLVLIMLVIAVGLQPQQLLSMVTSVRYQAVFAEAGGLTAGNDVKVSGVTVGAVSDVEFDGGAALVTFAVNSKVRLGQDTEAQISIGTLLGERVLVVEPRGSGSIGALGVIPLSRTASPYTLTDALNEFTSNTTATDTAAINQSLDTLSETIERVAPQLAPTFDGVSRLSKSLNNRNESLGSLLSTASDVTGILAERSQQVNRLILNANDLLGVLRDRRHAIVTLLANTTAVAQQLSGLVDDNEQELAPTLEQLNRVAEMLERNRDNLTKALEGLAKYQLTQGEAVNNGFYYNGFPSNMLPGAALQPFLDYALGFRRGVNAGQPPDTAGPRAEFPFPNNGIPGG
- a CDS encoding MlaE family ABC transporter permease, which gives rise to MVSNAQDRWSVGLRGFGAGKSGPMQAVGGLLAMSADALKFLFRRPFQGREFLEQCWFVARVSLAPTLLVAIPFTVLVSFTLNILLRELGAADLSGAGAAFGAVTQLGPMVTVLIVAGAGATAMCADLGSRTIREEIDAMEVLGINPVQRLVTPRMLAAGLVALLLNSLVVIIGILGGYVFSVFIQDVNPGAFAAGITLLTGVPEVIISCVKAALFGLIAGLVACYRGLTITGGGAKAVGNAVNETVVYAFMALFVINVIVTAIGIQMTNG
- a CDS encoding PPOX class F420-dependent oxidoreductase; translated protein: MALRDDVVAFLSEGTRTGKLGYLAGDGRPLVAPVWFLVEDGAIVFNTGRDTAKGRALQRDPRVVLVVDDERPPFAFVQIQGVAALREDDPDLLAVATRIAARYMGEDRAEQYGRRNAAPDELVVRIAPSKVIASFDVAG
- a CDS encoding MCE family protein, which gives rise to MDPEIKRRLVGAASVLAAVAVVAVAVGLFRGSFTTSVPVTVLSQRAGLVMNADAKVKLHGAQVGTVRSIESLPDGRAALHLAMNPAYLDIIPSNVRVEIASTTVFGSKFVDLIPPVNPAAEPLQAGQVLGADHVSVEVNTVFEQLSSVLNKIEPTKLNETLGALATAVDGRGEQIGQMLSDFEEFLVKIDPSLPAMEHEITVAPEVFRAYADAAPDLITTVAASSRISQTLVEEQQHLDALLISVIGLSDTGNDVVGTNRRAISEVMRLLVPTTDLTNQYNPALTCGIGGAAELAKAPGTPMPGGVLLQAVVPGQERYRYPQNLPKVAATGGPQCTDLPTVGFQKRPPFVIADVGANPAQYGNEGILLNSDGLKQMLYGPIGGPPRNSSQVGHPG